Proteins co-encoded in one Terriglobia bacterium genomic window:
- a CDS encoding LysR family transcriptional regulator, whose amino-acid sequence MEIHQLRYFCAIVKQGTFTRAAESEYVAQPSLSQQIHKLEDELGGRLFYRLPRAARLTVLGECFLPRALAILQAIRDTKAEVRKIIELGCSQTGLDSGTTNLLRRMENEQVDASKNLISELSKSA is encoded by the coding sequence ATGGAAATTCATCAGCTTAGATATTTTTGTGCCATCGTGAAACAAGGAACATTCACACGCGCAGCAGAGTCTGAGTATGTAGCGCAGCCCTCTTTGTCGCAGCAGATTCATAAGCTGGAAGACGAGTTGGGAGGAAGGTTATTCTACCGGCTGCCGCGGGCAGCGCGCCTTACCGTTTTGGGCGAGTGTTTTCTGCCTCGCGCGCTAGCCATTCTGCAGGCGATCCGCGACACCAAAGCCGAAGTGCGCAAGATTATTGAACTCGGCTGCTCGCAAACGGGACTGGATTCGGGGACAACCAATTTATTGCGAAGAATGGAAAATGAGCAGGTTGACGCAAGTAAAAACTTAATTTCCGAGCTGTCCAAGAGCGCATGA
- a CDS encoding phosphoesterase — MSEKVQSLTVPGETATQPVPQQGSHSVSMSPSNGTQTEGKKNGHKNNLRTQLADRSRRSFLGRAGGLTAMAMAAGLVPLEPLLGGKATEAEASDIVYSENNRANNAFNYRKQEAQAEKVSPPVAPDNGDFALYTDHSGTWSKTLQHDNLGIVNATSFNSFVNALTSTNFADFQNILVGNPGGTNPNAQLNGPQTSLAYDLEGLDSHATVIDPAPTTASAQTADEEVEHYWAAMLRDVNFTAYDGNALVAQAVTELNNLTYIKSTANNEYPFPVTAQNLFRGRIVAGDGNVQGPYLSQFLLHPTSFGALPLSMMFKVFAPNQNFMTSVAEYINVENGFPPSGSLAFDPTPRFLRNGRDMASYTHVDVLHETYFLAFLLLLNLNAPLNPGNPYIGSRTEHGFGTLDAADCSATLPEMATRALKAAWFHKWVVNLRQRPEDYGALVHARLTNRSPLPQAAAHLHADVLNSQAVAKTFSQFGTYLLPQAFPEGAPTHPCYPTGHGTVAGACITALKFFFDGSKKIQPLLQAAGTDVMQPSEDGLSLVPYTGTDAANLTINGELSKLAHNISFGHGIHAGIHFRSSSRASILLGEQVGISLLNDRAVGYNEPFSISITKFDGTTQTFVNSSPGVFNNGTSTQTTCPALA, encoded by the coding sequence ATGAGTGAGAAAGTGCAGTCCCTTACCGTACCAGGAGAAACAGCAACTCAGCCCGTTCCCCAACAAGGCTCGCATTCCGTAAGCATGTCCCCAAGCAACGGAACGCAAACCGAGGGAAAGAAAAACGGCCACAAAAATAATTTGCGCACTCAGCTGGCTGATCGCAGCCGGCGCTCGTTTCTGGGCAGGGCCGGCGGCCTGACCGCAATGGCCATGGCAGCCGGCTTAGTCCCGCTTGAACCGTTGCTGGGCGGGAAAGCGACCGAGGCGGAAGCGTCGGACATAGTTTATTCAGAAAACAACCGCGCCAATAATGCTTTCAACTATCGCAAGCAGGAAGCGCAAGCTGAGAAAGTCAGCCCTCCGGTTGCGCCGGACAATGGCGATTTCGCGCTGTACACGGACCACAGCGGCACGTGGAGCAAAACGCTACAGCATGACAATCTGGGAATAGTGAATGCAACATCCTTCAACAGCTTTGTGAACGCTCTTACCAGCACCAACTTTGCCGATTTTCAAAACATCCTTGTCGGCAATCCCGGTGGAACCAATCCCAATGCGCAGCTGAATGGACCACAGACGTCGCTGGCGTATGACCTGGAAGGTCTGGATTCGCACGCGACGGTCATTGATCCCGCGCCCACCACTGCCAGCGCGCAGACCGCGGATGAGGAAGTGGAGCACTACTGGGCGGCCATGCTGCGCGACGTCAACTTTACCGCTTACGACGGCAACGCACTTGTGGCCCAGGCCGTAACTGAATTGAACAATCTCACGTATATCAAGAGCACCGCAAACAATGAGTATCCGTTTCCGGTGACAGCGCAGAATTTATTTCGCGGCCGGATCGTCGCCGGGGATGGAAATGTTCAAGGACCATATCTCTCGCAGTTCCTGCTGCACCCGACTAGCTTTGGCGCTCTGCCTCTCAGCATGATGTTCAAAGTCTTTGCGCCGAACCAGAACTTCATGACCAGCGTGGCGGAGTACATCAACGTGGAGAACGGCTTCCCGCCCAGCGGCTCGCTGGCCTTTGATCCAACTCCCCGGTTCTTGCGCAACGGCAGGGACATGGCCTCGTACACTCACGTGGACGTGCTCCACGAAACGTATTTCCTCGCTTTCCTGCTCCTTCTGAACCTTAATGCGCCGCTTAACCCAGGCAATCCGTATATCGGCTCAAGGACGGAGCACGGCTTTGGCACGCTGGATGCGGCAGATTGTTCCGCTACGCTGCCTGAGATGGCGACCCGCGCCCTCAAAGCGGCGTGGTTCCATAAGTGGGTCGTTAACCTGCGGCAGCGTCCAGAAGATTACGGAGCACTGGTGCATGCGCGCCTCACCAACCGGAGTCCGCTCCCGCAGGCCGCGGCACATTTGCATGCTGACGTTCTGAATTCGCAGGCAGTCGCCAAGACATTCTCGCAATTTGGCACTTACTTGCTGCCACAGGCCTTCCCTGAAGGAGCGCCCACTCATCCGTGCTATCCCACGGGCCACGGCACCGTCGCAGGCGCATGCATCACCGCCCTGAAGTTTTTCTTTGACGGCAGTAAGAAGATCCAGCCGTTACTCCAGGCCGCCGGAACTGACGTAATGCAGCCCAGTGAAGATGGCCTTTCACTGGTGCCTTACACCGGCACAGACGCTGCCAACCTCACCATCAACGGTGAGCTCTCAAAACTGGCACACAACATCTCATTTGGTCACGGAATCCACGCGGGCATTCACTTCCGCAGCTCCAGCCGGGCTTCCATTCTGCTGGGCGAGCAAGTGGGAATCAGTCTGCTCAATGACCGGGCTGTGGGCTACAACGAGCCGTTCAGCATCAGCATCACCAAGTTTGACGGCACAACTCAAACGTTCGTCAATAGCAGTCCGGGCGTATTCAACAACGGCACAAGCACGCAGACTACGTGCCCAGCGCTCGCATAA
- a CDS encoding gas vesicle protein, protein MRELVANTDDLISVLDRVLDKGIVLESWARLSLQESGFSNADSRVPAGSKISVESSAVYVGYGTRGSWREDVELDDLFPFWRRDLWSK, encoded by the coding sequence ATGCGCGAACTTGTCGCCAATACGGATGACCTTATCAGTGTCCTCGATCGTGTCCTGGATAAAGGGATTGTCCTGGAATCGTGGGCACGCCTGTCCTTGCAGGAATCCGGGTTCAGTAACGCAGATTCCAGAGTCCCAGCCGGCTCAAAGATTTCCGTGGAATCGTCGGCCGTGTACGTCGGTTACGGCACACGCGGCTCGTGGCGTGAAGACGTGGAACTGGATGATCTATTTCCCTTCTGGCGGCGCGATCTCTGGAGCAAATAG
- a CDS encoding VanZ family protein, with translation MSFAVQEPVSTAAPHKLRAWIPTLIWLCVLALFSTDTFSAEHTGSVLLKIFHALFGTRFDEQFDQIHFLVRKSAHFCSYGFLGALAFFSWRATLPARPRWTFRWSLLAVLVAAIAGSLDEFHQIFVPSRGPSLRDVLIDTMGGIFFQLAIALWIGWRDKRTAS, from the coding sequence TTGTCATTCGCCGTTCAAGAGCCTGTAAGCACCGCAGCGCCGCACAAGCTGCGCGCGTGGATCCCCACGCTGATCTGGCTTTGTGTGCTCGCGCTTTTTTCCACTGACACGTTCTCCGCCGAGCACACAGGCAGCGTGCTTTTGAAAATTTTCCACGCGCTGTTCGGCACTCGCTTTGACGAACAGTTCGACCAAATTCACTTTCTCGTCCGCAAGTCAGCGCATTTTTGCAGCTATGGATTCCTGGGAGCGCTGGCATTTTTTTCGTGGCGCGCCACGTTGCCGGCGCGTCCGCGATGGACATTCCGCTGGAGTTTGCTGGCGGTGCTGGTTGCCGCCATCGCCGGCAGCCTGGACGAATTTCACCAGATCTTTGTTCCCTCACGCGGCCCAAGCCTGCGGGACGTGCTGATCGATACTATGGGCGGCATTTTTTTCCAGCTGGCAATTGCCCTCTGGATAGGCTGGCGCGACAAGCGAACTGCATCATAA
- the guaB gene encoding IMP dehydrogenase — protein MIHFPVPEALTFDDVLLLPAHSDVVPAEVNTQTQLSRNIRLNIPIISAAMDTVTESRLAIAIAQAGGLGIVHRNLSIEEQADEVDKVKRSESGMIMDPITLSPDHKIADALELMRRYKISGVPVTKNKKLVGILTNRDLRFETRTDILISKIMTKDNLITVPVGTTLEDAEKILHEHRVEKLLVVDDKYNLKGLITVKDIQKKLKYPGAAKDQHGRLRVGAAVGATGDYLERAQEMVKAKVDVLAIDAAHGHTSRVIDAVKTIKAKLPDVDLLAGNVGTHEGACALVKAGADAIKVGIGPGSICTTRIVTGAGVPQITAIAEAARACRDAQIPVIADGGIKFSGDISKAIAAGASVVMIGSLFAGTEESPGETILYQGRSFKSYRGMGSLSAMAAGSSERYAQTTEDASTENMGIRDENRGSNRVDKLVPEGIEGRVPYRGTLAEMVYQLVGGVRSGMGYCGTKTIPELQQKARFIRISGAGLRESHVHDVIITREAPNYRLE, from the coding sequence ATGATTCATTTTCCCGTGCCAGAGGCCCTGACCTTCGATGACGTGTTGCTTTTACCCGCGCATTCTGACGTTGTGCCCGCTGAGGTAAATACGCAGACGCAGCTTTCGCGGAACATTCGTCTGAATATCCCGATCATCAGTGCCGCCATGGATACCGTAACAGAATCTCGCCTGGCCATTGCGATTGCGCAGGCGGGCGGGCTGGGCATTGTGCATCGGAATTTGTCGATTGAAGAGCAGGCTGACGAGGTGGACAAGGTCAAACGGTCTGAAAGCGGAATGATCATGGACCCGATCACGCTTTCTCCTGATCACAAAATTGCCGACGCGCTGGAGCTGATGCGCCGCTACAAGATTTCCGGCGTGCCGGTAACCAAGAACAAAAAGCTGGTTGGCATTCTTACCAATCGCGATCTTCGGTTTGAAACGCGCACGGACATCCTGATCAGCAAAATCATGACCAAGGACAACCTGATCACGGTGCCGGTGGGCACCACGCTGGAAGATGCGGAGAAGATCCTGCATGAACATCGCGTGGAAAAGCTGCTGGTGGTGGACGACAAGTACAACCTGAAGGGCCTGATCACGGTAAAAGATATCCAGAAGAAACTGAAATATCCGGGCGCGGCCAAAGATCAGCATGGGCGGCTGCGCGTTGGCGCGGCCGTTGGCGCGACGGGCGATTATCTGGAGCGCGCGCAGGAAATGGTCAAAGCCAAAGTGGATGTGCTGGCGATTGATGCAGCTCACGGGCACACCAGCCGCGTGATTGATGCGGTAAAGACGATTAAGGCAAAACTTCCTGACGTTGATTTGCTCGCCGGCAACGTTGGCACGCATGAAGGCGCGTGTGCGCTGGTGAAGGCGGGCGCTGACGCCATTAAAGTTGGAATCGGGCCAGGATCAATCTGCACAACGCGCATTGTTACCGGCGCGGGCGTGCCGCAGATCACGGCAATTGCTGAAGCGGCGCGCGCGTGCCGTGACGCGCAGATTCCCGTGATTGCCGACGGCGGCATCAAGTTCTCCGGCGACATCAGCAAGGCCATTGCCGCGGGCGCAAGCGTGGTGATGATCGGCTCACTGTTTGCGGGAACGGAGGAGAGCCCGGGCGAAACGATTCTTTATCAGGGACGCTCGTTCAAGTCATACCGAGGCATGGGATCGCTTTCCGCCATGGCTGCAGGCTCAAGCGAGCGTTACGCGCAGACCACTGAAGACGCGTCCACGGAAAACATGGGCATACGCGATGAAAATCGCGGAAGCAATCGCGTGGACAAACTGGTGCCGGAAGGAATTGAAGGCCGCGTTCCGTATCGTGGCACGCTGGCGGAGATGGTGTATCAGCTCGTCGGCGGCGTGCGGTCCGGCATGGGGTATTGCGGCACCAAGACTATTCCTGAGTTGCAGCAGAAGGCGCGATTCATCCGCATCAGCGGCGCCGGACTGCGTGAGAGCCATGTGCATGACGTGATCATTACGCGTGAAGCTCCCAATTACAGGCTGGAATAG
- a CDS encoding PilZ domain-containing protein: MEPKQVATPAPAGASSVVTAPEKRHEKRLHLAVPVKVFPDVASIESQNCCTYEISATGARLVAPPGIKSVGQTIWLQRQNRRARYKVAWIGKDGTSQQGQVGVETLEPGNVIWEPEIKARIMRS, from the coding sequence ATGGAACCAAAGCAAGTTGCCACACCTGCGCCGGCTGGCGCATCTTCCGTTGTAACCGCTCCTGAAAAGCGTCATGAGAAGCGGCTGCATCTTGCCGTGCCCGTAAAAGTTTTTCCGGATGTTGCCAGTATCGAATCGCAGAATTGCTGCACTTATGAGATTTCCGCTACCGGTGCCCGCCTCGTCGCGCCACCAGGTATTAAAAGCGTGGGACAAACCATCTGGCTGCAGCGCCAAAACCGCCGCGCTCGCTACAAAGTTGCATGGATCGGCAAGGACGGCACTTCGCAGCAAGGCCAGGTCGGCGTTGAAACCCTGGAGCCCGGCAACGTGATCTGGGAACCCGAAATCAAAGCCCGCATCATGCGATCGTAG
- a CDS encoding gamma carbonic anhydrase family protein, translated as MLRSYQGIAPRIHDSCYIDESAQIIGDVEIGENSSVWMNAVIRGDVFAIRIGKNSNVQDCSVLHGMRHKYGVTMGDWVTVGHSVTLHGCTIGDRCLIGMGCVILNNAKIGEGCIIAAGTVIPEGAIIEPYSLWMGVPGKFKKKIDDEETQKTIMMYGSNYVDYTAAYLKQAKRGF; from the coding sequence ATGCTCCGCTCTTACCAGGGAATCGCGCCGCGCATTCACGATTCGTGCTATATCGATGAGTCCGCGCAGATCATTGGCGACGTTGAAATCGGTGAAAACTCCAGCGTCTGGATGAATGCCGTGATCCGCGGTGACGTGTTTGCCATCCGCATTGGCAAGAACTCCAACGTGCAGGATTGCAGCGTGCTCCATGGCATGCGCCACAAATATGGCGTCACCATGGGCGACTGGGTCACCGTGGGGCATTCGGTCACGCTGCACGGCTGCACCATCGGCGACCGCTGCCTCATCGGCATGGGCTGCGTGATCCTGAACAACGCGAAGATCGGCGAAGGCTGCATCATCGCCGCCGGAACGGTGATTCCGGAAGGGGCGATCATTGAGCCATACTCGCTGTGGATGGGCGTTCCCGGAAAGTTCAAGAAGAAGATTGACGACGAAGAGACGCAAAAGACGATCATGATGTACGGCAGCAATTACGTCGATTACACTGCTGCGTACCTCAAACAAGCCAAGCGAGGTTTTTGA
- the aspS gene encoding aspartate--tRNA ligase, producing MCGELRPEHTGSQVILLGWVNRRRDLGNVIFIDIRDRSGMTQLVFDKGVNPAVHEKASALRSEYVIAAIGKVRRRDADTVNKNIATGEVEVTVDELKLLNESKLPPFLPSEAGPINEEVRLKYRYIDLRRENMQANIQLRHNVALAIRQDLAARGFLEIETPFMTRSTPEGARDYLVPSRVHPGEFYALPQSPQLFKQILMISGFDKYFQIVRCFRDEDLRADRQPEFTQIDLEMSFPQPDRVYEVVESFLKAAFKAAGIALPTPFVRMSYDQAIRQYGIDKPDMRLPAMTDIRPAFTDEDLADLRIDGALNMVGIRIPNVGKISDREKKELRALSEELTKRNKDFAGVLYDFVQMEKKRPQVAAKIRELCKAGADDLVVPVVGIAAEGKTRSAANQKAQYTSGGEARLELARKYADKHKAFERTGEVARDFKFLWVTDFPMFEYDDKENRWNAAHHPFTSPHEQDMDKLQSDPGSVRALAYDVVLNGTELGSGSIRIHRQDIQRQIFTALGMTDDEARSRFGFFLDALEYGTPPHGGIALGLDRIVMILAGEDSLREVIPFPKTAKAIDMMVDAPTPVNETQLRDLGIKLR from the coding sequence ATGTGCGGAGAGCTGCGTCCCGAGCATACGGGATCGCAGGTGATATTGCTGGGCTGGGTGAACCGCCGGCGCGATCTGGGCAACGTGATTTTTATTGATATCCGCGACCGCAGCGGAATGACACAACTCGTCTTCGATAAGGGCGTGAACCCGGCGGTGCATGAGAAGGCCAGCGCGCTGCGCTCAGAGTATGTGATCGCGGCCATTGGAAAAGTCCGCCGCCGCGATGCCGACACCGTGAACAAGAACATCGCAACGGGCGAAGTGGAAGTCACCGTCGACGAGCTCAAGCTGCTCAATGAATCCAAGCTGCCTCCGTTTCTGCCAAGTGAGGCTGGGCCCATCAATGAAGAGGTGCGGCTCAAGTATCGTTATATCGACCTGCGGCGCGAAAACATGCAGGCGAATATTCAGTTGCGCCATAATGTGGCTCTGGCAATCCGCCAGGACCTGGCCGCGCGCGGATTCCTGGAAATTGAGACGCCGTTCATGACGCGCAGCACCCCGGAAGGCGCGCGCGATTATCTGGTGCCCAGCCGCGTGCATCCCGGCGAATTTTACGCGCTGCCGCAGTCGCCACAGCTCTTCAAGCAGATACTGATGATCTCCGGGTTCGACAAATATTTCCAGATTGTGCGCTGCTTCCGCGATGAAGACCTGCGCGCCGACCGCCAGCCGGAATTCACGCAGATCGACCTGGAAATGAGCTTCCCGCAGCCCGATCGCGTGTATGAAGTGGTGGAAAGCTTTTTAAAAGCGGCATTCAAAGCGGCAGGCATTGCTTTGCCGACGCCATTCGTGCGCATGAGTTATGACCAGGCTATCCGGCAATACGGGATCGACAAGCCAGACATGCGTTTGCCCGCGATGACCGATATCCGCCCGGCCTTTACCGATGAAGACCTGGCCGATCTGCGCATTGATGGCGCATTGAACATGGTTGGCATCAGAATTCCGAATGTCGGCAAGATTTCTGATCGCGAGAAGAAAGAGCTGCGCGCACTCTCAGAAGAGCTGACCAAACGCAATAAAGACTTTGCCGGCGTGCTGTATGACTTTGTGCAGATGGAAAAGAAACGCCCGCAAGTCGCGGCAAAGATCCGCGAACTTTGCAAAGCCGGTGCCGATGATCTTGTAGTGCCCGTAGTTGGCATTGCCGCTGAAGGCAAGACGCGCTCGGCGGCCAACCAGAAAGCGCAATATACTTCCGGTGGCGAAGCCCGTCTGGAACTGGCGCGTAAATATGCCGACAAGCACAAAGCCTTTGAGCGCACCGGCGAAGTGGCGCGTGATTTCAAGTTTCTCTGGGTCACAGACTTTCCTATGTTCGAGTATGACGACAAAGAAAATCGCTGGAACGCCGCGCATCATCCTTTTACGTCGCCGCATGAGCAGGACATGGACAAGCTGCAATCCGATCCCGGATCAGTCCGCGCTCTGGCCTATGACGTGGTGTTGAACGGCACGGAGCTGGGCTCCGGCTCAATTCGTATCCATCGTCAGGACATCCAGCGGCAGATCTTCACCGCGCTGGGCATGACCGACGATGAAGCCCGCTCGCGCTTTGGATTTTTCCTGGACGCGCTGGAATACGGCACGCCTCCGCACGGCGGCATCGCGCTTGGACTTGATCGCATTGTGATGATCCTGGCCGGAGAGGACAGCTTGCGCGAGGTGATTCCCTTCCCTAAGACCGCCAAGGCGATTGACATGATGGTAGATGCGCCGACTCCGGTGAATGAGACTCAGTTGAGGGATTTGGGAATCAAGCTGCGCTGA
- a CDS encoding MFS transporter: MSAQEQAAISAGKTVASKRSTTWWPLAVLVAINVLNFYDRQVAGAIVEPVRKEFHLTDTEIGGLNFAFTMLYGLVGLPLGLLADRVSRKKLLAVGIAVWAILTASARWINSYSFLVISRLGVGVGEATAAPTATSWIGDLFPAEKRSKPLALFMLGVPVGGALSFFFSGPIAQRMGWRAAMIVAALPALILIPLLLMLHEPARGASEKHAPPVDAGSIWAVLRVPTFWWIAISGALVNFNLYSVGTFFPAFFSRIHHMSVARAGVTTGIVYAVGGILGGSCAGIWGDRIVKRNRSGRMKIAAIAALLAAPLSYFGIHQGIGSIALALPLLTIAYGLLNMYYGLVYASIHDIVAPALRGTSMAIYFLVMYVIGASWGTLIIGKMSDVFALHAAHLAGLDKINEQFKAIGLQQALLLIPVLSLLLAGVLWAGSRTIGRDIEKQQRAA, encoded by the coding sequence ATGAGCGCCCAAGAGCAGGCAGCTATTTCGGCCGGAAAGACAGTTGCGTCAAAGAGATCGACGACGTGGTGGCCGCTGGCGGTGCTGGTGGCCATCAATGTCCTCAATTTTTACGATCGCCAGGTTGCCGGCGCAATTGTGGAGCCTGTCCGCAAAGAGTTCCATCTTACCGATACGGAAATTGGCGGGCTTAACTTTGCTTTTACCATGCTCTATGGTCTGGTCGGGCTGCCGCTGGGACTTCTGGCAGATCGTGTGAGCCGCAAGAAACTTCTCGCCGTTGGCATTGCGGTGTGGGCAATTCTCACGGCCAGCGCGCGGTGGATCAACAGCTATTCTTTTCTGGTGATTTCGCGGCTGGGAGTAGGCGTGGGAGAAGCCACGGCCGCTCCCACGGCCACCAGCTGGATTGGCGATCTCTTTCCCGCGGAAAAGCGCTCCAAGCCGCTGGCGCTTTTTATGCTGGGCGTTCCCGTGGGCGGAGCGCTGAGTTTTTTCTTCAGCGGCCCCATCGCGCAAAGAATGGGATGGCGCGCCGCCATGATTGTGGCCGCCCTCCCCGCGTTGATCTTGATTCCTTTGCTGCTCATGCTGCATGAGCCTGCGCGCGGCGCTTCTGAAAAGCATGCGCCCCCGGTGGATGCCGGCTCCATCTGGGCCGTGCTGCGCGTTCCCACCTTCTGGTGGATCGCCATCTCCGGCGCGCTGGTGAACTTTAACCTGTATTCCGTTGGAACGTTTTTCCCGGCGTTCTTCAGCCGCATCCATCACATGAGCGTCGCCCGCGCGGGCGTGACCACGGGAATCGTCTATGCCGTCGGCGGCATTCTGGGCGGATCGTGCGCGGGCATCTGGGGTGATCGCATCGTTAAGCGCAACCGCAGCGGACGGATGAAGATCGCCGCCATCGCAGCGCTGCTGGCCGCCCCGCTTTCATATTTTGGAATTCATCAGGGCATTGGGTCGATCGCGCTTGCCCTTCCGCTGCTCACCATTGCCTACGGCCTGCTGAATATGTATTACGGCCTGGTCTACGCCTCGATTCATGATATTGTCGCGCCCGCGCTGCGCGGCACCAGCATGGCGATTTACTTTCTGGTGATGTATGTGATCGGCGCGTCGTGGGGAACGTTGATCATCGGCAAGATGAGCGACGTTTTTGCGCTGCACGCGGCGCACCTTGCCGGACTGGACAAGATTAACGAGCAGTTCAAGGCCATCGGCCTGCAACAAGCTTTGCTGCTGATTCCTGTGCTGTCTCTTTTGTTGGCGGGAGTTTTGTGGGCTGGATCAAGGACGATTGGACGCGATATTGAGAAACAGCAAAGAGCGGCCTAA
- the lpxB gene encoding lipid-A-disaccharide synthase yields MNFLLSAGEASGDTYGAQLIDSLGQQVPSSTFFGMGGEKMRASGAEILVHANEVAVVGLVEVVKHLPDIRRRFKHLVAEAARRKPDAAILIDFPDFNLRLARELHGLGIPVFYFVSPQIWAWRTGRVQQIRKYVRKMIVIFPFEQEFYARHGVEVSYVGHPLAYVPQPQISREEFAERHDLDPKKQWIALLPGSRKKELAFNIERMLFAAEGLQTEVGGFEFILPVASTLNKEWLLQRLYRDWAAPIRITLTDNAPATLMHARAAVVASGTATVEAALSGTPFIVVYRLAPLTWLLGRRLVKLDTFAMPNLIAGKKIVPELIQKDFTAQNVLRELNAIIPDGPARQQMEADLKMVQQRLRDSQHTESPAQRAAREILGTLATA; encoded by the coding sequence ATGAACTTCCTCCTCTCCGCCGGCGAAGCCTCAGGTGACACTTACGGCGCACAGCTCATCGACTCGCTGGGCCAACAAGTGCCCAGCTCGACTTTCTTTGGCATGGGCGGAGAAAAGATGCGAGCCTCCGGCGCGGAGATTCTGGTCCACGCCAATGAGGTTGCCGTTGTGGGGCTGGTTGAGGTGGTAAAACACCTGCCGGACATTCGGCGGCGGTTCAAGCATCTGGTGGCGGAAGCAGCACGGCGCAAGCCGGACGCCGCCATCCTGATCGACTTCCCTGATTTCAACCTGCGGCTGGCGCGCGAGCTGCATGGCCTGGGCATTCCGGTGTTTTATTTTGTGAGCCCGCAGATATGGGCATGGCGCACCGGACGCGTGCAGCAGATCAGGAAATATGTCCGCAAGATGATTGTGATCTTTCCTTTTGAGCAGGAGTTTTATGCGCGGCACGGGGTTGAGGTCAGTTATGTGGGGCATCCGCTGGCGTATGTGCCGCAACCGCAGATTTCGCGGGAGGAGTTTGCGGAAAGGCATGACCTTGATCCGAAGAAACAATGGATTGCTCTCTTACCCGGCAGCCGCAAGAAAGAATTGGCTTTCAACATTGAAAGAATGCTTTTTGCCGCGGAAGGCTTACAGACTGAAGTTGGTGGCTTTGAATTTATCCTGCCAGTGGCTTCGACCCTGAATAAAGAATGGCTTCTGCAAAGGCTTTATCGTGATTGGGCCGCGCCGATCAGGATCACCCTTACAGACAACGCCCCCGCCACGCTGATGCACGCCCGGGCGGCCGTGGTCGCGAGCGGAACTGCCACGGTGGAAGCCGCGCTTTCTGGAACGCCGTTTATTGTCGTCTACAGGCTGGCGCCGCTTACCTGGCTGCTGGGACGAAGGCTGGTAAAGCTGGACACGTTCGCCATGCCGAACCTGATCGCCGGGAAGAAGATCGTTCCGGAGCTGATCCAGAAAGACTTTACCGCACAAAACGTTTTGCGTGAACTGAATGCCATCATCCCGGACGGGCCCGCGCGGCAGCAGATGGAGGCTGACCTGAAAATGGTGCAACAGCGGCTTCGCGACAGCCAGCATACGGAATCGCCAGCGCAACGCGCGGCACGGGAGATACTGGGAACGCTGGCAACGGCGTAA